AGTTTATCGAGAAGCATAACCTACATGATGCAATTCATGATAAGGTATGGTGTTAGGATTTCCAACCGGATGCTAATAAATTAGCACAAGCACAATATTTAGTTTGTATTTGTGGCTGAAATTTGTGGAATTTAATTTGACCATAAGCCTAGTCTGTTGCCTAATTTGAGCTCCTTATATATATACATTCTCCTGAGGCATAGCGTAGAATGACAAAGTCTTACCCATCCTCCACTCAACTATTGTTCTTACATGCAATATGCAGGTTGTTAATCTTATGATACTGGATAGTAAAAGAGCAATTCACCTGTTGATCCAACATCGTGATATCATTCCACCATTTGAAGTCGTGGAGCAATTGTTGCATACTAGTAAAAATTGCGACAAGAAATATTTGTTGCATCAGTATTTACATGCTCTGTTTGAGACAGACATTCATGCTGGAAAAGATTATCATGATATGCAGGTATTTGAATTCTCATTGACCATACTATCTTTTACATATTCCTGACTTGCTCATTCTGCCCGTTTCGCCTATTTTTGTACTTCTAGCTTGTGATATGACATGAACTAGTAACTTCAAACTATCTGTGTCAGCTGGAGTTGTATGCAGATTATGAGCCAAGGATGTTAATACCCTTCCTTCGTACCAGCCAGCATTACAGGCTTGACAAGGTCCTACTCCTAATACTAATTTCTTAACAAATTTGTTTTTCCATCTTTACAATAACAATGACGTTTGGTTATTGTAGGCATATGAAATATTTTCACGAAGGGAACTTGTCAGAGAGCAAGTTTTTGTTCTTGGTCGTATGGGAAATGCTAAGGAAGCTCTTTCTACGATTATAAACAAACTGGAAGACATACAGGAGGTCCCAACCCAACCAGCCTCATTTTCTTGTGATATCTTATGCTGTGTTAATAAAGTTGTATCTGCTGGACTGGATTACAGTAACATAAAGTTTGAACTGTATGCAGGCTGTTGAATTCGTTACGGAGCAACATGATGATGAACTATGGGAGGAACTGATAAAACAGTGCCTCCAAAAGCCTGAAATGGTAACCAAATGTTATTTTTGCTTAATCTTCATGAGATGAGAGTGATACCATTATGTATCTTATGTTATTTGTTGTGACTTGAGCAGGTCGGGATGCTGTTGGAACATACTGTCGGCAATCTCGATCCTCTGTACATTGTCAATTTGGTTCCAGATGGGCTAGAAATACCTAAGTAAGTGTGTTCGCATGAAACTCTATTTCGTCCAATGATCACAAGGTTGATCCTATGAAATATTATACATGACAGAAACCTTATTAAATCAATTCTTACATCACAACTTACCAACAGTTTGTGAAAGAGAAGTAGTACTCCTTCTGTCCTAAAATAAGTGACTCAACTTTTTCtaggtatctacacactaaacgtGTCTGGATACAaccgtatctagacaaagttgagtcacttactttgggacggagggagtattaccgCTGACCATTATATGATTGCAGAATCCAGCTGATAGATAGCTTCTCCTAGAAATAACTGACAATGCACCTCAATTTTATTCGACAACCATTTCCATTCCTAGTTCAAGTATGTACTGACAACTCATGCTTTGATTGGTAGATTGCGGGATCGCCTTGTAAAAATTGTGACAGACTATCGAACAGAAACTTCACTGAGGAATGGATGCAACGATATATTAAAGGTCCACTGTCTCCATTTCACTACCCTGGTCAATATGTCATCCATCTTAAACATGTGCTGACCCTCTTCCTTTTATAGACGGATTGTGTTAATCTTCTGGTTAAATACTACCAAGAGGCTCGGCGCGGAGTCTGCATGGCAACCATGGACGAGGAGGCACAAGGAACAACCAGAGCCGACGAAGGTTCTTCACGGATAGGCGAGAGATCGTCGACGAGTTTACGTAGCTTAGAGATCAAATCCAGAACGAGGTGCGGTGCTCGATGTTGCCTGTGCTTCGATCCTCTATCTATCCAGGACATCTCTATCATCGTGTTCTACTGCTGCCACGCGTACCACCAGTCTTGCCTCGAAGGTGGGTTAGATTCGATGAAGTCAACAGCTCGGGATAGCGATGAAGACTCGGAGGACGATGATGGCTCCCCCTCGGCCGAGTCTAAGATGCGCTGTGTATTGTGTACCACAGCTGCCGCATAAGTTATTGCTTACTGAGCAGTCCATGTTCTGATGTGTTGTGTTGTAAGTTTTGAGCCTTGTAATTAGTATGCTTTTTCGGGGTGTTACAAATGTAACAATAGGTTGATTCTTTGAGTTTTCTGTAAATTTGACGCCCAGGATGACTCGAGCAAAGTTGTACGGCATTTTTTTTCCTAGTGCCACGCTTGCCAGATCATCTGAAGTTGTTTGGAAGAGAATGAGATAAGCAATTCAGActgtattttttttttgctttatcATGTGTAAAATGTAATTGTCTCCTCTCACTGCAAAACTGGAGCAGAGCATTGTGTTCTTCAAACTTGCGTTCACTCTTGTTCTAACGTATAGCCCTTTTACCTGAGCGAAGCAGTCAAGTTCTATGTTTCTTTCTGAGACGGTACTCAGTTTCTTTCATAGACATCAGATGTGCAACACTCCGATTTAAAGGTACCATTTCAAACTATATTAGacgacatttgaataacccgtgaATACAAACTACATAAAAGTAGCTCTTGTTCAGCATTGTGTGCTTTTTTACAGCGAAAACTCTATCAGCGAAAACTCTATCTTACCCTATGTATTTGCTAATATACTCCTGAAAGTAGAGAAACTGACATAGCAAAGGTACTAAATAGAGatgtgtataagtgggacccccaCTCTACATCTTTGCCTTAGACTACTCACTCCGTTTCATATTATTCAGTTGAAATCAAAATTTGCCAAGTTTGACCAATCATAtttaaaaaaatattattattagTATCATATCATTTATGTTATATTTTGTCTATATTGATATTTTATCATAGATAATTGGTTAAAGATTACAAACCTTGACTTTGACCAAACCTTATATATATTAGaaatatggaacggagggagtagactTATTTTCGTTAAATAAGTGGGATAATAAAATTCAAATTtactaaaaataaaaagaaatgtaTATAGTCTAGAGTGAAGCGGAAGGGGATCCCACTTATCCATTTGGCCCACTTACACATCCTTGGTACTAATTCAAACCTATAATAGAAGACATTTGAGTAAACCATAAATATACATCAGACAAAAGTACCTGATGTTCAACATGGTGTGCTTTCTTACAACGGAAAACGCTACCATGCCCTATTTACTTCTAATATATATCAATAGCGTTACTATAGAAAACAGAGAAGCTGACATAACGAGAAGGCCAAAAGCCGAAAGCCGAGTGCAGATGGTTTTGATACAAAACGTTTTGCTCTGAAGTCTAAACAACGCTGCTCTTTTTGGGATCTGGGCACGGCACAATTCCCCAGTTTCTCCTCACCTCTTCCAGATCTTCATGGAAGTGCTTCTCATAGTACACAGACATCAGGTCCGTAGCGTTGAGACCTGCCTTGGTCGCCCATGGGAAATAATGCTGGAAAAACAGATTCCTCTGTTTATCGCTGAACTTCACAGACCCACCGGCAACAGAGAGCATACACATTGGGAGGAACATCTGCTCAAACTCGATCACCTTGAGAGCAGTCTCGCCAATCAGATTGGTCGGAAGGCCAAACAGCACGTGCCAAAAGTCATGCACCTCACGGGCACGGGTCGCGACAAAGGCAAGGTCGTCGGTGTCCATGAAGCGAACTGGCGGGCGGTCGTCTGGTGAGAAGTTCCTTGATCCCATGAACTGAGCGTAGGCAGCACCGAATGTGTTCTCAGGCATGTCCCAGGCACGGGAAACCTGTGTGGATATAACCCGAGGACGCTCCAAAAGAATTTCCTGTAGGAACAAACTATTTTAATTACATTGGGAATGAAGTCCACAAACAAATGTAAATAATTGTATCCTCAGTTTTCCATGTCTAGCCATGTCTTAATGTATACACAAATTTCAGTGGACTGGCATTCAAAAGTGAGCAACTGCATCACATAACGATAATAGTGGCATATATTTAAATTGGTCAGGTATTAATAAGTTAACTCCAGCGGATAAGGACTAAGGAGCAGTAATTTGGAAATTTGATCCAGTGAACAGCAATAAAAGGAAATACATTGCTTCATATAAACCCTGTAATCCTGTATACCCTGTAAACTACATTGACACCTGGAAACAAACCACATGAAACAAGCAAACCGACCCTAAAACAATTCTAGCATGGGTAAATCATCAACTGGCAATTATTCTTTGTTTTCACATGAGAAATTGTGGCGTTTCGAAAATTGCAAGTTTATACTCAACCTATGTATTATGCGTGTAGAAAAGGCTCTAAAACAATGGTCTAGACAACGAGAAATCTCCAAACATAATGGCACGTCTGATTCAGAACAAGAGAGGATATAGTATGGGTTTACCCTGCCTTCATGACTGTTCCTCATGCGCTGGAGCACACGCTCAAACGCTGGCTTCCCAGTAGTCTCCCCAAGCGCAGCTATCAGATCAGCTCTCTTAGGATCAAGCAAGGCCCCAAATGCAGAGCCAACTGCAACCGCCGCCTGCTGCCAGCCCTTGAGGTTAACGCGTGCCGCCAACATGACACTGCAATTTTTTTTTGCGTCCCCTAAAATGTGAAAAACCTTTGTCTAATGAAGTAACAAACAATATATGAGGCAAATCCATTGTCAACATTGAAGTACATACATCAAATGTGCACGTTTACAATACaattagttcaaaacatgaaaaatcTTACATGATAGAATATAGCATAATTAGAAAATTACATACGGTTTCGCATTGCCATGAAAGTTTCAGCAACTAAGCAATGGTTCAAGAGCTCATCATTACCCGTACTATTTCTCAACTTGTTTTTCACTAGACTAATTGTGGAAAAGACTTTTTCATCTTTCGCCGTCGCAACCAACCTATAGGAGCAATATCAGTTTGAGAAGCATGTAAActaaatcataaacaacatacTTTTAAAATGATTCGGGTGTATTCCAATTTCTAAAACCATATTTAACGGAGGTCTCTCCTCCGGGACCTCCATCTTTAGCAATTAGGCAATTTACACACTTAACACTTAACAGAGAACAGATACACGCTACAGTCTACAGAGAGAAGAGAGAATAGGGGCTCACCGCGCTCACTGCCGTGTGCTGGTCGGCGTGGAAGAGCTCAAGAGCAGGGGTCCAGGGGCGAGAGGCGGCCGGCTGCAGAGCCGGCGAGATGGGGAGCCGGGGACCAGGGCGGCGGGGCGCAGAGCCGCAGACGCGGTGAGGCGGAGAGAGCGACGACGGCGGGCCGCGGGCGTGCGCCGGGGTCGCGGAGAGACGGACGGACTTGAGCCGTCGGGCGGCGGCGGTCGGGGCGGCGCCGCAGCAGGGTCGCCCGGAATCGGCGAATCGCTCGCGTGAGCCCTGAGCCGTGAGGCGTGATGACGAGGGCTAATTGGGCTTTTTTGGATGGGTTACCAATTTTTTTTTCAGGTATTCTGGGTGAGCCTCGTCCAAGTCCAGAGCCATCTACATGGCGACGGCGGTACCGGGAGCAGCCGCGGCCTCCCGCTCCCGCTGCTACTCCCTCGCCTGCGCTCCCCGGCCACCAGCGCCGCGCCGGCGAGGCCCCGCTCCGCCGCACGCTGCGGCGGAGGCGGCGATAGAGGTACGCGTCTGCACGAACCGCACGTGCGCGCGGCAGGGCGGGCGGGAGGTGCTGGCGGCGCtgggggccctcgcgccgcccccGCCGCGCGTCGACGTGGCCTCCTGCGGGTGCCTCGGCCGCTGCGGCGCGGGGCCCAACGTCGCCGCCTCCGTCCCCGGCCGCGGCACCGCCGTGTTCGCCCACGTGGGCACGCCCGCGCGCGCCGCGCGGCTCCTGGAGCACCTCCTCGGCGCGGCCGAGTTCGACGCGGACGCGGGGCTCGCCGCGCTCGCGGTAAGGGAGAAGGCGGAGGCCGCCCTCGCCGAGGGGAACGCCGCCGAGGCCGAAGCCCTCTTCACCGAGGTGCGTGCGGGCGTGCGTGCGTGCAAGGACGCCGTCTCTGACTGGCGAGTGTGCTTGCTCTGTCTCTGCGATTCATTTCTCCGTGAACAAAAGCTGCAGTTTCTATGTACTGTGCTCTGATTATTTGTTGTACCTGCTCTAGAGTATTGGACTGAATGCTCCCGGTGGTCTGCATATGGTGTACGGGAGCAGGTTCGTTCTGGTGAATTTGTTGCACAACTTGTGTTTGGGAGTGTAGATATGCACTCTCATGAGCTTGGGCTGTGACAATTCTGCAGGTGTAAAGCGAGATTGGCAATTGGGGATACCACCGGTGCCCTTGCGGATGCGGAGGAAGCGATAAGGATAGCTCCCAAATTTCCTCAGGTACTTCTAAATTGGGTTCCTTGTTTTGTCCATGATACCTCAGTTTGGGCATTTTCTGTGGCAAACTAGTGCAAATGTCCCTTCGTTAACTAGTAAGTTCAGGTTGGGGAAAGCCAGGATGGTTACTTATAACAGTTGAACTGAATCGGAAAACCACATAGTATGCCTGGCCATGAGTCCATAACTTGCAAAATCGAGAGCGGGTACAAATTTTTGACTGCAAGAAATTCCGGTGTTTAGCTTTGGCACAGGTGGCTTCATACGCTGATTAGAATAACTCACTCTATGCATGTGATAATTAGTTTGTGTTCACTAATGTGAAACGGTTTTCACTTGTACAATACCAATGGTGCTGATGGATTGGGTGAGTAACTTATCTGTGCACATCATGTGAAATGATGTTCACTTGTATAAGGGAGGAGCTTTCCGATGCCAGACTGAATGAAATGCTGTAATTTCATACATACATGTACGCAGTCTGTACTATGTCCTGATAAATGTGGTTCTGACAGCGTAAACCAATAACCATTGAAGCTTTGAACATCACAGATTATATTGCTTTTATCATACTGCCTACTTGAGCATCTTCTCTTCTTTCTCTTCTCCTTATTCTTAATAGTGCAGTTTGGTTCTTGGCTTTTTCTTAATAGTGATTCACGTAACCTTGCTGTTTCTAAAGCATCAAGTCTTGTCGGCATGACATGTTCATCAGCTCTTATATGTCATGTCTATGCAGTCTCACTTGTCGCGAGGAGATGCACTATTTGCAACGGGGGAGTATTATTCCGCAGAGGATGCTTATGCAGATGCCTTGGTCCTTGATCCATCTATTCGTCGGTCCAAATCTTTCAAGGTTTGTGCTGAGCCTACATTATATATGGTTCCAACTACAGTTCTTTGGTTTAGTGCTGCGACAGTTCTGACACTCCCTTGTCCAGGCCCGCCTGGAGAAACTAAGAGAGAAGCTTGTCAGTGTCAATAGTTCATCATAGTTTATACTGGAATTTGCACTCCTGAGATCAGATTAAACGGTTCACCCGGCAAGAAATGTATACCTGCTGGATTATACTGCAAGTATCGTATTTAGCTAGCTACATCTGTTCCTCTTAGCATTATGTAGTgttttatcgaaaaaaaagcaTTATGTAGTGTACAGTACCTAATTTACTCTTTTTAGAAGAAAATATCTGTTAAGCATTATGGTGTCCATGTACTTTTGAACTCGATATTTCATATATGGAACAGATAGAAGAAACTgagatggggggggggggggggggggttagtgATTACCGTAGATGTTTCCTTTTTCTGCTCGTTTTGTAAGTTCTTCAGTTTTTTTTCCCTGCTTGGCATTCATCAGTGTTTTATGGAAGTAGTATGAAACATATTATATTGTGTCTAGCATTGCCTTAGCAGGG
This region of Lolium perenne isolate Kyuss_39 chromosome 2, Kyuss_2.0, whole genome shotgun sequence genomic DNA includes:
- the LOC127337194 gene encoding ubiquinone biosynthesis protein COQ4 homolog, mitochondrial, whose protein sequence is MLAARVNLKGWQQAAVAVGSAFGALLDPKRADLIAALGETTGKPAFERVLQRMRNSHEGREILLERPRVISTQVSRAWDMPENTFGAAYAQFMGSRNFSPDDRPPVRFMDTDDLAFVATRAREVHDFWHVLFGLPTNLIGETALKVIEFEQMFLPMCMLSVAGGSVKFSDKQRNLFFQHYFPWATKAGLNATDLMSVYYEKHFHEDLEEVRRNWGIVPCPDPKKSSVV
- the LOC127337193 gene encoding uncharacterized protein, producing the protein MATAVPGAAAASRSRCYSLACAPRPPAPRRRGPAPPHAAAEAAIEVRVCTNRTCARQGGREVLAALGALAPPPPRVDVASCGCLGRCGAGPNVAASVPGRGTAVFAHVGTPARAARLLEHLLGAAEFDADAGLAALAVREKAEAALAEGNAAEAEALFTESIGLNAPGGLHMVYGSRCKARLAIGDTTGALADAEEAIRIAPKFPQSHLSRGDALFATGEYYSAEDAYADALVLDPSIRRSKSFKARLEKLREKLVSVNSSS